Proteins encoded within one genomic window of Triticum aestivum cultivar Chinese Spring chromosome 2D, IWGSC CS RefSeq v2.1, whole genome shotgun sequence:
- the LOC123049802 gene encoding oleosin 16 kDa, protein MADHHRDRGVLGGGGAFGDRSGHGGYGSDHHEQHQQKQPAMMCALKAATAATAAGSLLVLSGLILAGTVIALTVATPVLVIFSPVLVPAAIALALMSAGFVTSGGLGVAALSVFSWMYKYLTGKHPPGADQLDHAKARLASKARDIKDAAQTRIDQAQGA, encoded by the coding sequence ATGGCTGACCACCACAGAGACAGGGGCGTcctaggcggcggcggcgccttcGGCGACCGCAGTGGCCACGGAGGCTACGGCAGCGACCACCACGAGCAGCACCAGCAGAAGCAGCCGGCGATGATGTGCGCGCTGAAGGCCGCGACGGCGGCCACGGCCGCCGGGTCGCTGCTGGTGCTGTCCGGGCTGATCCTGGCGGGCACCGTCATCGCGCTCACCGTGGCCACACCCGTGCTGGTCATCTTCAGCCCGGTGCTGGTGCCGGCGGCCATCGCGCTGGCGCTCATGTCCGCCGGGTTCGTGACGTCCGGCGGGCTGGGCGTGGCGGCGCTGTCCGTGTTCTCGTGGATGTACAAGTACCTCACCGGCAAGCACCCGCCGGGCGCCGACCAGCTGGACCACGCCAAGGCGCGGCTCGCGTCCAAGGCCCGCGACATCAAGGACGCCGCGCAGACCCGCATCGACCAGGCGCAGGGGGCTTGA